ATGGATCCGGTGACCCGCATCGCGGGGGCGCTGGCCCTGCATGTGACCGCCGACCTGTCTGAAGGCCGCCACCTCAACGTCCACTCGCAGGCGCCCCTGTTCCGCGGGTACGAGGTCATCCTGATGGACCGAGATCCCCGTGATGCGATCTTCGTCGCCTCCCGGGCGTGCGGGGTATGCGGTGGCGTGCACTCGCACGCCGCCGCGTACGCCGTCGAGATGGCTTGGGGGCTGCAGCCCCCACCGTTGGGGACGGTGATCCGCAACCTCGGCGAAGCGGCCGAGATGGGCTACGACAACCCGCTGCACCTGTACCTGCTGGCCGGGCCCGACTACTCCGAGGCCGTGGTCAAGCGCACGAACCCCGAGCTGTGGCCCAAGGCGGAGAAGTGGAGCTGTCCGGGGAAGAACTTCCACGGGTTCGACACCATGGCCGACCTGATGGCGGCGTTGAACCCGCTGACCGGTGAGCTGTACCGCGAGGGTCTGCAATTCACCCGTGTGGCCCGTGAGCAGTTCTCGCTCTTGCACGGCAAGTACCCGCATCCGCAGACGATCGTGCCCGGAGGGGTGTCGACGACGTTCACGCTGCAGACGCTCAACGAGTTCCAGTCACGCCTGTCCGCGACGTTCGATTACGCCCAGCGGATGGTCGCGGTGTGGGACGACATCGCGGAGTTCTTCTACGAGGCGGACGAGCGCTACAAGCAGGTCGGGGCCCGCCGCGCCAACCTGATCGATCCGGGCTACTGGGACGACCCGTACGCGTACGACGCCACCTACGCCAACTGCAACGAGTGGGGTGAACGGCGACCGTCCACGCCGGGGGTGGTCATCGACGGTGAGCTTGTGACCACGCGCCTGACCGACATGAACATGGGGTTCGAGGAGTTCGTCGAGCACTCGTGGTACGACGAGTGGGCCGACGGCGAGCAGCGTTACGACACCGATCCGCTCGGCAACCCGCTCAGCCCGTACCATCCGTGGAACAAGCGGACGCTGCCCCGGCCAGGCGCGAAGGACTTCCGCGGCAAGTACACCTGGGCGTGCACCCCGCGGTGGGACCGCCAGACGGTCGAGGCAGGCGCGTACGCGCGCCTGTTGATGACCGCCCTGGCGCAGAAGCACCCGCCGAGCGACTTCTACGAGGCGACGGGC
This Actinomycetota bacterium DNA region includes the following protein-coding sequences:
- a CDS encoding nickel-dependent hydrogenase large subunit translates to MDPVTRIAGALALHVTADLSEGRHLNVHSQAPLFRGYEVILMDRDPRDAIFVASRACGVCGGVHSHAAAYAVEMAWGLQPPPLGTVIRNLGEAAEMGYDNPLHLYLLAGPDYSEAVVKRTNPELWPKAEKWSCPGKNFHGFDTMADLMAALNPLTGELYREGLQFTRVAREQFSLLHGKYPHPQTIVPGGVSTTFTLQTLNEFQSRLSATFDYAQRMVAVWDDIAEFFYEADERYKQVGARRANLIDPGYWDDPYAYDATYANCNEWGERRPSTPGVVIDGELVTTRLTDMNMGFEEFVEHSWYDEWADGEQRYDTDPLGNPLSPYHPWNKRTLPRPGAKDFRGKYTWACTPRWDRQTVEAGAYARLLMTALAQKHPPSDFYEATGRSLRMRVPKGMQAEAEFEWEVPDVWNAFERNRGRAYHYLFSQLVSLDNVVAAHRLLKKGEDRVAAVDDKELERRIPRDERLGVGWWGAGRGWLTHHCVLDQGKIVNYQICTPSTINASPRDPFDQPGAYEESVLNTPILERIAEPNDYTGIDMVRAVRSFDPCMPCTTHLHTGHGTIVREINTCACDG